In the Rhizobium sp. CB3090 genome, one interval contains:
- a CDS encoding class I SAM-dependent methyltransferase, producing MSTEEKVASHYTHGSLGATILGALTANGKDIGHLSTDDLAGVDEFHLGRREATVEFAKDLDLLDGMRLIDIGSGLGGSARYIASAYGCIVTGVDLTDEFVNVANDLTARCGMAMQVSFHQGSALALPVADESFDRATLIHVGMNIEDKARLFAEVRRVLKRGGRFGLYEIMQVRDGALPYPMPWAMTPETSFVCSPMTYRQLLKKAGFTVEFEQDRSALAIRMAQEMRASAANSWQGLSLGALMGPRAAERMGNISTAVGSGLVAPIEMVAKAE from the coding sequence ATGTCCACCGAAGAAAAGGTTGCTAGCCACTATACGCATGGATCGCTGGGGGCGACGATCCTTGGCGCGCTCACGGCCAACGGCAAGGATATAGGTCATCTCAGCACCGACGATCTCGCCGGTGTCGATGAGTTCCATCTCGGACGGCGCGAGGCCACGGTGGAGTTTGCAAAAGATCTCGATCTGCTCGACGGCATGCGGCTCATCGACATCGGATCGGGGCTTGGCGGCTCCGCGCGCTATATCGCCAGCGCCTATGGCTGTATCGTCACCGGTGTCGATCTGACTGACGAGTTCGTCAATGTCGCCAATGACCTGACGGCGCGCTGCGGCATGGCCATGCAAGTGTCCTTCCATCAAGGAAGTGCGCTGGCGCTGCCTGTGGCAGATGAAAGCTTCGACCGCGCCACGTTGATCCATGTCGGCATGAACATCGAGGACAAGGCGAGATTGTTTGCCGAAGTACGGCGGGTGCTGAAGCGTGGCGGCCGGTTCGGTCTCTACGAGATCATGCAGGTCCGCGACGGCGCTTTGCCCTATCCGATGCCGTGGGCAATGACGCCGGAGACAAGTTTCGTGTGCAGCCCAATGACCTATCGCCAGCTGCTCAAAAAGGCAGGCTTCACGGTGGAGTTCGAGCAGGACCGTAGCGCCCTGGCAATCCGGATGGCGCAGGAAATGCGTGCAAGTGCGGCAAACAGCTGGCAGGGACTGAGTCTCGGCGCGCTGATGGGGCCGAGAGCGGCGGAGCGGATGGGCAATATCAGCACGGCAGTCGGAAGCGGGCTGGTTGCACCGATCGAAATGGTTGCCAAGGCCGAGTGA
- a CDS encoding helix-turn-helix transcriptional regulator: MRFDLHALDRATDGFFGAALDPALWPIVLEKVAVATGSYGANIAPIAGRLLDTFIVTESLAPAMENYFAEEWYRQDFRRRHVPMMRQAGVMLEQDFAGEDEFKTLDFYRAQERFGLRWSAIIGFSSDDDLLGFALQRRIEDGPYSRDEARHLHRIRQKLMITARIMRDISASEVKGMATAFEMANVACVFFDRMGLVTTVNEKMRRLLGPDLQISQGQMRPVRKEDANAFDRQLKAILGEENLLTTGEPDILLLSRKGRRPLIVRMQRLDSDMQDIFCHSCAFATIEDPEEKVRQRPATLTKLFGLTRAEAEIALLLAQGMTLHDIAAQRTVSYQTARAHLKSIYRKTDTNRQPELSLLLAGIRMA, translated from the coding sequence ATGCGGTTCGATCTCCATGCGCTCGACCGGGCAACGGACGGATTTTTCGGCGCTGCGCTGGATCCGGCGCTGTGGCCGATCGTGCTGGAGAAGGTCGCGGTGGCAACCGGATCCTACGGCGCTAACATCGCGCCGATCGCGGGTCGGTTGCTTGACACCTTCATCGTCACGGAAAGCCTTGCTCCCGCGATGGAGAATTATTTCGCGGAAGAATGGTACAGGCAGGATTTTCGCAGGCGTCACGTACCGATGATGCGGCAAGCGGGCGTGATGCTCGAGCAGGATTTTGCGGGTGAAGACGAGTTCAAGACACTCGATTTCTACCGCGCACAAGAACGTTTTGGCCTGCGTTGGTCGGCAATAATAGGTTTTTCGTCCGACGACGACCTCCTGGGATTTGCCTTGCAAAGGCGGATCGAGGACGGTCCCTATAGCCGAGACGAAGCAAGACATTTGCACCGCATACGTCAGAAACTTATGATCACGGCGAGAATTATGCGCGACATATCCGCAAGTGAAGTGAAGGGCATGGCGACCGCCTTCGAGATGGCCAATGTCGCCTGCGTGTTTTTCGATCGGATGGGTCTTGTGACCACCGTCAACGAGAAGATGCGCCGATTGCTCGGCCCCGATCTGCAAATCAGCCAGGGGCAAATGCGGCCGGTCCGCAAGGAGGACGCAAACGCTTTCGACCGGCAGCTCAAGGCCATATTGGGCGAGGAAAATCTGCTGACGACAGGGGAGCCCGACATCCTGCTGCTCAGCCGCAAAGGCAGGCGGCCGCTGATCGTTCGCATGCAGCGTCTCGATAGCGACATGCAGGATATCTTCTGCCATTCCTGCGCCTTTGCGACCATCGAGGATCCGGAGGAAAAAGTCCGCCAGCGCCCGGCAACGCTGACCAAGCTTTTTGGATTGACCCGCGCCGAGGCGGAAATCGCCCTGCTGCTCGCCCAGGGCATGACCCTGCACGACATCGCCGCTCAGCGTACCGTCAGCTATCAGACGGCCCGCGCCCATCTGAAGTCGATCTATCGCAAGACCGACACGAACCGGCAACCCGAACTCTCCCTGCTGCTGGCAGGGATTAGGATGGCCTGA
- a CDS encoding Gfo/Idh/MocA family oxidoreductase produces MRLIVVGTGGMAKNHVEHFARIPGVEVVGAVDTDATRLTAFTDMFDIKKRFSSLDEALAWGEFDAATNVTPDLAHHPTTLPLLAAGKHVLCEKPLAENYDKALEMTEAAERAGVVNMVNLTYRNVAPLQKAREMVISGEIGTVKHVEASYLQSWLVSRAWGDWRSESKWLWRLSTGHGSNGVLGDIGIHILDFAAYGAATDIDHVFARLKTFNKAPDERIGEYTLDANDSFSMTVDFANGALGVVHASRWATGHLNELKLRIYGERGGLEISHSPAGSELRACLGDDTETATWKVLEVPPVPTNYQRFAEAVMTGSHQDPTFRHAANLQRVLDLAMVTEVERRELKV; encoded by the coding sequence ATGCGTCTCATAGTTGTTGGCACGGGCGGCATGGCAAAGAACCATGTGGAGCATTTCGCCCGTATTCCAGGTGTCGAGGTCGTGGGCGCCGTGGATACGGATGCGACAAGGCTCACGGCCTTCACCGATATGTTCGATATCAAGAAACGCTTTTCGTCGCTGGATGAAGCGCTCGCTTGGGGCGAGTTCGACGCGGCGACGAATGTTACGCCGGACCTGGCGCACCATCCGACCACCTTGCCGCTGCTTGCCGCCGGCAAGCACGTGCTCTGCGAGAAGCCGCTTGCGGAGAATTACGACAAGGCGCTGGAAATGACGGAGGCAGCCGAACGCGCCGGCGTCGTCAACATGGTCAACCTGACCTATCGCAATGTCGCGCCGCTGCAGAAGGCACGCGAAATGGTGATATCGGGTGAGATCGGCACAGTGAAACATGTGGAGGCGTCCTACCTGCAGAGCTGGCTCGTCTCAAGGGCCTGGGGCGATTGGCGCAGCGAATCCAAGTGGTTGTGGCGGCTATCGACCGGTCACGGTTCGAACGGCGTGCTCGGCGATATCGGCATCCATATCCTCGATTTCGCCGCCTATGGCGCGGCGACGGATATCGACCATGTCTTCGCCCGGCTGAAGACCTTCAACAAGGCGCCGGACGAGCGCATCGGCGAATATACGCTCGATGCCAACGACAGCTTCTCGATGACGGTCGATTTCGCCAACGGCGCGCTCGGTGTCGTGCATGCGAGCCGCTGGGCCACGGGTCATCTTAACGAGCTGAAGCTGCGTATCTATGGCGAGCGCGGTGGGCTGGAGATTTCCCACAGTCCGGCTGGCTCCGAACTGCGGGCTTGCCTCGGCGACGATACGGAAACGGCGACATGGAAGGTTCTCGAAGTTCCGCCTGTGCCGACCAACTATCAGCGCTTTGCTGAGGCCGTCATGACCGGCAGCCACCAGGACCCGACCTTCCGCCATGCCGCCAACCTGCAGCGGGTGCTCGATCTTGCGATGGTCACGGAAGTGGAGAGACGCGAACTGAAGGTTTGA